The genomic window TTTTCTGAAACGGCCATTGACTCATCGTACTTGAATTTGATAGCCTTTTCCTTTTTCTTGCTGTCATCAGCCATTACACAGGCCGCACAGCCGCAGGCGATAACAGCCGCAGCGCATAAGCTGACAAGCCTCTTAAGAAGCATACAAACACCCTTTCATTCACGTTCAGGCAATACCGCACGACCATTGTATGTCAGTAGCAGATGGCATACAAAGGCGTTGGCCGGCGGCCCAGCGGTGTTGCCTTTATAATTCTATAGGTTCCATAAGTGTGAAAAAGAGGCACATAATGCACCTCTTAAATCCCTATAATATTTTACACTATTCTGCAATTTTTGTCAATAGTTAAATCAAATGAAAATATTCCCCCTATCCGACAATGCAAAGTCACTATGCACAATGCTTTTTCAATGCAGAATGCATAATGCATAATGCATAATTGATGTGCGGCTTACGCCGCTTATGCCCATTCGGGCGGAAACGCTGCGCTTAGTGAATAGTGAATAGTGAAGAATGAATAGTGAATTGAACCTGTATAATAAAACTACACATTTGAAGTTAATAATGATATAATATAAAAAAAGGAGTTGGCTTCAAATGAGCACACATGGAGAAAACAGTCGGGAATTCAAATTTAAGATCATGGAACTGCACTTCAAAGATAACATATCTGTGAAAGTGTTATCCGAAAAATTCGCAATACCGGAGCAAACGATCTACACATGGCGCAGAGAGTACAGAAAGTACGGCGAGGATGCATTTGTAGGCTGTGGGAAACAGCGTCCGCAGGATGCAGAACTTAGGCGATTGAAGAAAGAAAACGAAAAGCTCAGGATGCAGGTAGAGATCTTAAAAAAAGTTGCGGCATATCAGGCAGAGCAAGAGTCAAAGAAAAGATAGATGACTTGCGGGCGAGAGGATTGGATAAATATCCGATCAATCTGGTATGTCAGACTCTCGGGATAAGTACAAGATCATATTATGACCGAAAGGAAAACCCTCGCAGCAACAAAGAAAAAGAAGATCTGGAGCTTGTAGAGATAATGCAGACGATCTTCGCTGAAAGCTATGAGGAGTATGGCAGAGTGCGTATGAAAAAAGCACTTGAAGAAGCCGGATACCCGATGAGTGAGGGGAAAGTCGGAAGGCTGATGCGTCAAGGAAATATGTACCCGAAAAAATGCAAAAAATATAGGGCAACGACCAACAGCAGGCACAAGTATCAAGTTGCAGAAAATCTTCTTGACCGCAATTTTAATGCTGATAAGCCAAACCGAAAGTGGTGCGGAGACAGCACTTACATATGGACAGACGAAGGCTGGCTGTACGCAGCAGGGATAATAGACCTATGTGCACGTGATTGTGTCGGATTAAGCTTTAGCAGCAAACACACGCAGGAGCTGATGATCGATTCGCTTGATCAGGCATTCAAAAAATACAAGCCGGGCGAAGGACTGCTGTTCCATTCTGACCGAGGCGTGCAATATGCTTCCAATGCATACAAAAACAAGCTTCATAAGTACAATATGATCCAAAGCATGTCTCGAAGCGGTGTGCCATATGACAATGCACCTATGGAAAGCTTCTGGGCAACGGTCAAAAATGCCTGTGTACATGGCTGTAGGTTCAAAACGAGGAAGGAAGCCGAGCTAAAAATATTTGAATACGTCTTTGGCTTTTACAACACACATCGTTATCACAGCTCAAACGGCTTAAAAACGCCATATGAGCTCAGAAATGAAAAGCTTTCTATTGGCTGATATCAATAGTTTTATTAACTTTATGTGTGCAGAAAACTTGACAGGTTCAAATAGTTAAGGTGTGCGCCGCAGGCGCATATCCGAAGGGTCGAGGTGGCGCATGAGCCGACAAGGTCGGCTCGAAAGCCCCGCTTTTTCAGTTAACAGTTAACAGGTAACAGGTAACAGTTATGGTGTCGCCTCACGGCGACGTATGCCCATTCGGGCGTATTGACCTGACGGTATTGTTAAAATCGTAGGCCAGCATTCCGAATGGTCGAGGGGCGACCGGAAAGCCCCTCAGTGTACCCTATGGGAGCGAGAGGGCTGCCTTGAAGGCAAGCTGACCCCACAATTAAGCGTAAGGGTAGTCTCTCACTATCCCTACGCTACAGGTAGGGGGGGCTTTCGAGCTGTCGCAGACAGCTCATGCGCCACCCCTGCGTCAGCGAAGCTGCCGCTCACCCCCTTCGGGTTGGCAAGCCCTACAGCTTAACCGAAACCGTCCGACTGACAGGCCGAATGGCCATACGTCGGCGTAAGCCGACACCTCAACTGTTACCTGTTACCTGTTAACTGTTACCTGAATATAGCCTGTTACCTAACAAAAAGCCCCCGAGAAAACCTCGGGGGTCTTTGTGTCTTAGCTCATGCCAAGGAAGCCGAAGTATTGCTTCTTGGGCATTACTGAATCATCAACTACGGAAACGTGCTCCTCGCCGCCGTCGGTCAGACGGTAGAAGATGTGCGTCTCGTCAAGCCAGCCGACATCGGGGACTATGCCTCTCTTGCCCTGGCTGGATATCGTCTTCTTGATGCCCTTCTGCCTGAGCTTGAAGAACTTCAGATCCTTGTCCTGACCGTAGGGTACAACGTAGATGTTCACCGAGCCCTTGAAGCTGTTCTGAACGTCTGCTATGTAGAAGCGGTACTTGCCGTCGGGAGATACCGTGTTCTTGTAGTCGGTCATCATGTTTATCTTCTCAGCCGAGGACTTGTAGAGGTCGTAGACTTCTGTGCCGGGCTCTAAGTTTATGTCGATAAGAGTCTCTGTCGAGTTGCCTGTCATGAGCATATTCATAACAATATATGCAACTATGCCGAGAACGTAGAGCAGCAGGTAGATAGTGCCCATTATGACCTTTGCCGTATCCCCCACTCCGCAGACGAAGAAGCCCACGAGCGCCACGATAAACGGCGGTATGATGAGCAGCCAGTTGCCCATATTGAACAGCAGCAGACAGAACACCACAGGCAGCAGTATCAGCGCCATCACGCTGGTGACCTTCTGCTCTCTTGAATATATCATCAGCAGCAGGAAAAGAGCGCTCGCTGCGATATAGATACCGTAGAAGGTACCCTCTGTGCCCTCGTTTATCTCAAGGGTATACAAGAATGTCGCATATGTAAGCATAGTGATGATGCCCACATACATTATGTTAAAGACCGCAACGGTCCTTTTTACCCAGATATTGGATAAAAGATCCATCATAACTGATTCCTCCGTATTTTTAATTGTCTCCGTCGGCTACAGCCTATCCGTCCGCACAGCGGAGCCGTGACTATATGCCAAATTATATTATATAACATATTTTTGAAAAAATCAAGAGCTTTAGGGGAATTTTTTATAATGCCTTTTGCAATGCATAATGCATAATGCATAATGCATAATTGCGGTGTCATGTCCTTTTCGCCTTCAGCTCAAAGGACGCAAGTTTTGCTTCGCATAACTTGGCTTGCGCCGACGTATGGCCATTCGGCCGGTAACGCTGCGCTCAGTGAATAATGAATAGTGAAGAGTGAATAGTGAATAGTTGTGGTGCGGCAAAGCCGCTTATGCCCATTCGGGCTGTCTTCGTCCTCTACTCAGCGTGTTGGGATATCCCCGAAGGGGGTGGCGTAGGCGCAGCCGGAGCAGGGGGGCGACCGGAAAGCCCCCCTACCTGTAGCGTGAGATAAGCGAGAGACTACCCCTGAGCTGATACGTCCGGGTGCTTACCTTCAAGGGAGCTCTCTCGCTCTCCGAGGGTACACGAGGGGCTTTCCGGTCGCCCCTCGACCCTTCGGATATGCGCCTGCGGCGCACACCTTAACTATTCACTATTCACTATTCACTATTCACTGAGCGCAGCGTTTCCCTTCTCCTGTCATATTCTACAAATTGGCCGCCCCTCGCTTGTGAAAGGCTACAAACTTTTGCGGCAATGTTGTATTTTGGACTGTTTGATGTTAAAATATTTATAATGCAATAGTGAAAGATCATTGCCGGCGGCTTGATGTCAGCTGTCGGCTGTGTTAAAGAGGTCATATTATGGATAATGTCAGAAGGATCCTTGCGCTGGTGCTTGCTGCCTGCCTTGCAGCACCCCTTGCTTGCTGCAAAAACAGTGACAGCAGCGCTGAGATAGAGATACCTATTTTGGAAACGAGCTCGCCTGTTTATAATACCGTCAAGGCCGAGGTGGGCGATATATCCGAGAAATATTACGGCGAAGCGTCCTACGGAGTGGCGCATGAGATGGCGGCTATGTTCACACGCTCGGGGCAGATAAAGGAGATAAACGTCGAGATAAACCAGCAGGTCAAAAAGGGCGACGTGCTCTGCGTGCTGCGCTCGGAGGACATAGAAGCTCAGATAGAGGAAGCCCGGGTGTGGCTAAAACAGGCGGAGAGCACATACAATAAGCTCCTTGCCAAGGGCAATGTCCCGGCAACAGAGCTTGAGTACGCACGCATCGACTACGAGCTGCAAAAGCTCAACCAGCAGAAGCTGGAGCGAGAGCTGCTGCAGTACACGGTGACAGCCCCCTGCGACGGAACGATAGTCTGGATAAACAACCGCAACAAGGAACTCAATGTCAACACCAAGGTATACCCCGACTGGCTGTGCAAGATCAGCGACAGCAGCCAGAACGCACTCAGCTGCAAGATGTTACAGCAGATAGACAGCATAGGCTACGGCACGAGGGTGATAATAACCTCCACCACAGGCGAATACGAGGGCTATGTGACGGGTATGTACCAGCAGGGCGACGATGCCACGGCGCAGTTCATCTACGAGATACGCTGCGACAGCAAGGAAGTCGAGGGCACAAACAAGTTCAAGGTGTGCTTTGACGTATACGACAAGAAGGACGTTGTACTTGTCCCTGCGAATGCTGTCAAGAGCATAGGCGAGAGGAAGTTTGTCAACGTGCTT from Ruminococcus sp. NK3A76 includes these protein-coding regions:
- a CDS encoding helix-turn-helix domain-containing protein, with the translated sequence MSTHGENSREFKFKIMELHFKDNISVKVLSEKFAIPEQTIYTWRREYRKYGEDAFVGCGKQRPQDAELRRLKKENEKLRMQVEILKKVAAYQAEQESKKR
- a CDS encoding IS3 family transposase; translated protein: MRARGLDKYPINLVCQTLGISTRSYYDRKENPRSNKEKEDLELVEIMQTIFAESYEEYGRVRMKKALEEAGYPMSEGKVGRLMRQGNMYPKKCKKYRATTNSRHKYQVAENLLDRNFNADKPNRKWCGDSTYIWTDEGWLYAAGIIDLCARDCVGLSFSSKHTQELMIDSLDQAFKKYKPGEGLLFHSDRGVQYASNAYKNKLHKYNMIQSMSRSGVPYDNAPMESFWATVKNACVHGCRFKTRKEAELKIFEYVFGFYNTHRYHSSNGLKTPYELRNEKLSIG
- a CDS encoding efflux RND transporter periplasmic adaptor subunit; the protein is MDNVRRILALVLAACLAAPLACCKNSDSSAEIEIPILETSSPVYNTVKAEVGDISEKYYGEASYGVAHEMAAMFTRSGQIKEINVEINQQVKKGDVLCVLRSEDIEAQIEEARVWLKQAESTYNKLLAKGNVPATELEYARIDYELQKLNQQKLERELLQYTVTAPCDGTIVWINNRNKELNVNTKVYPDWLCKISDSSQNALSCKMLQQIDSIGYGTRVIITSTTGEYEGYVTGMYQQGDDATAQFIYEIRCDSKEVEGTNKFKVCFDVYDKKDVVLVPANAVKSIGERKFVNVLVGGVKVEQDVETGIEDGDKVEITNGLTGGEEIIINGEAED